ACATCACTATGGATATACCTACAACGAACATTAATTCTATCAAGATATTTGGCTAATTCTTCGGCCATTCTTTTGGTTAAAGTAGTGACCAAAGTTCGCTCGTCTTTTTCTACCCGTATTTGTATCTCTTCTACCAAATCATCAATTTGGTTTAAGCTTGGTCGTATCTCAATAATGGGGTCCAAAAGTCCGGTTGGTCTAATTACTTGCTCTACATACACACCCTGACTTAACTGCAATTCGTAGTCTGCAGGTGTTGCACTTACATGTATAACTTGATTTTGCAGTGCTTCAAACTCCTCAAATTTAAGTGGGCGGTTATCCATTGCTGCAGGTAATCGAAACCCATAGTCAACCAAATTTACTTTTCTAGAACGGTCGCCTCCATACATAGCATGAACTTGGGGTATGGTAACATGGCTTTCATCAATAACCATTAAATAGTCATCTGGAAAATAATCTAATAGGCAAAATGGTCTAGTACCAGGTTCCCTACCATCTAAATATCTAGAGTAGTTTTCAATACCAGAGCAATATCCAAGCTCTCGTATCATTTCTAAATCGAAATTTGTACGCTCTTCTAATCGTTTTGCTTCCAATGGCTTTCCAATTTCCTTAAAAAAGTCAATTTGCTTCACTAAATCATCTTGTATACTATGAATTGCGTTTTGTAAGACATCTTTAGAGGTTACGAACATATTTGCAGGGTAAATGGTCAATGTTTCGTATACTTCTATAATGTTATTATTGAACGGGTCAAAAGATTCTATTTCTTCAATTTCATCACCAAAAAAATGTATTCTATAGGCATGGTCGGCATAACTTGGGAAAACATCTACAACATCACCTTTTACTCTAAAATTTCCATTTTTAAATTCAGCCATCGTCCTAGAATACAGTGATTGCACTAATAGATGCATTAATTTGGTTCTTGCAATGACCTGGTCTTTTTTTATGGAGATTACGTTCTTTTGAAATTCAATCGGATTTCCAATGCCATATAAGCAGGATACAGAGGCAATAACAATTACATCTCTACGACCAGAAAGGAGGGAAGAGGTGGTACTTAGACGCAATTTTTCAATATCCTCATTTATGGAAAGATCTTTTTCTATGTAGACGCCGCTTGTGGGTATAAATGCTTCCGGTTGGTAATAATCGTAGTAGGATACAAAATACTCAACGGCATTATCTGGGAAAAACTGTTTAAATTCTGAATATAGCTGTGCGGCCAATGTTTTGTTATGAGCAAGTATTAACGTGGGTTTTTGTACTTCTTCGATAACATTGGCAACAGTAAACGTTTTTCCTGACCCTGTAACACCTAGTAAAGTTTGGTATCTCTCATTCTCATTCAACCCCTTTACCAATTCTTTTATGGCATTGGGTTGATCTCCTGTTGGCTTAAAATCTGATACTACTTTAAATTTCATATGGGGTAATTCTCTTTTTTGAACTGATAATGCGGTTTTGCTTATGAGTTCAATTTTTATACGTATGCAAGAGTGAAATCTTAAAAACGAAATACGATGTATAAAAATACAAAATACGAATTTTAAGTTAGCGGTAATCTTGTAGGTTTTCTATCATCTCTTCAAAGAAAAATGTCCTGTAATCTCTTGCTTGTTTAGAAAACTTGCTCTAAACCAGTAATCGGATTCTGGTAAGGCATTGTTTTTAAAAGTTCCGTCCCAACCTTTATCATTGGGATTAAGCTGTTTTATTAAACTTCCAAACCGATTATAGATAAATATAATTTCAATGACCGATTCAAAGTTCTCTGCCGGAGGAATAAATTGCCAATAATCGTTTATGCCATCACCATTAGGAGTGAAAAACGACGGAAAATCTTTTGGTATAATATCACGATCAACGGACCTTTCTGTAATGCCACAACCATTTTTATCCCGTACGTAGGCAGTATGATGCCCGTTTGTTATTTGTGTAAAAATGGGTGTATCTTGGTATGGGCCATTAGCGCTATCTAAGGCGTATTCATATTGTCCATTCCCTGTAGCGGAAATAGTAATTGTTTTTCCATCAAAAAAATTGACTACGTTAATTGCGGTTATAGTGGCAATTTCTGAAGCCACAATATTAAAAAGTTTAGAGCTGGTACATTCGATGTCCCCAGAATTAGTCGTTAAATTATTATAAGCTTCTAAACGATATCTTCCAGGTGATGAGATGTTAACACTTTTAGTTTCAGATAATAATGTTTCTTCGCTACCACTATTGGTGAGGTACCATCTATAACCATCTGCCTCATCTTCTGTTGAAATTGTATAGGGCAACTCATCACTACAAATACCAACAACATTTGGTAAATTTATTTGTGGCGAACGATTTATTAAATCTCCAGAAGTTTCGTCAAAATAAGGGTCACAAACATAGAGAGCAAAGCTTGTAGTAAAGATTTCTTCAGTACAAGAAGCCGCTGAACCAATATCGTTATAGGGAATTATACGAACATAAATTGTTGAATTTTGCGGTAAATCCTCTGGAGGGTCGTAGATTAAAACGTTTTGTACATCTAAATTATTTATAATTTCGGTTCCGTTTTCTGTTGTGCCAATTGATAGTATATAGCCTGTAGCAGTGGGTGCATAGGCCCATTCAATATCTGTAATAATTGTTACACTACCTGCATTATTATCTGGTGTAATTAATAAGGAGCATGATGGTGCAGCAGTAACTGCTATTGTTGTAAAAATTATTTCTTCGCATAAAATTGGGGGTCCATCAAACGGTATTAAGCTTAAAGTTGCATAAAGTGTAACGTTATCGGGAAATCCTAATGGAGGTGTATAAAATGTATTTGTTCCAATAGGTTTTCTGTCCAGCACATTAGTGCCCAGTGGTGTTGTTCCTATGGATAATAGATAGCCATTATAGCCCATAACTTCAGACCAAGTTAATGTGGTATTTACAGCAAGATCAATTGCTCCATTTTCGGGATAAGTGAATTTTGAACAATCTTGAGCAGATAAAAAGGAAATGGTCAATAAACTGGCCGTGTACTTCAATAAAAGACACAATTTATTGGTGTTCATTGTATATGAATTTTGCTATTTAACGTTTTAGACTAAAATGACCTTTTATTTCTTTTTGGGAATATGATATTGCCTTAAACCAGTAATCCGTGGGAGGTAATTCTCTTCCATTAAAAATCCCGTTCCATCCTTTTGATTTAGGATTTATCTGAGCAAGCAAATTTCCATACCTATCGAAAATATAAATAAATTCTATATTAAGTTCACTGCTATCAATCTCATTTTTAAGCTGCCAAAAATCATTTATACCATCGCCATTGGGTGTAAAGAATGCTGGAAAATCTTTATTGGTTATTTCTCTTTCTACTAATCGTTGGGCAACTCCACAACCAAATTTATCGCGAACATAAACCATACGTTCTGCAGGTTTAAGATTGGTGAATATAGCACTGTCTTGAAATCCGTAATCATTATTTTCTATAGAGTACTCATATTCACTACCACCAGCAGCTATTATTTCTATTCGTAATCCGTTGGGTTCTCGTGAAACTATAACATCATCTATCTCTGGTGATTCTGTATAAACGATTTCAAAATTTTTAGTTACAGCACATTCAATATTTGCTCCAAATTCTGAAATAATATTATACAGTTCCAAACGATAATTTCCTATTTCGCTATATTCAAAGTTTCTTGTAGTGGAAATTATATCTTCACTACCATCAGTATTTAATTTTATCCACCTGTACCCTCGTGCTATTTGATTATTATGTAAGGTTCCAAATTCTAAATTTGTGCATAATGAGACTTTATCCGGAATAGTAATAACAGGGAAGTCGTTAGTATTGCATTGAACGGTAGATTCCCCGGTGGTAAAATATTCTTCATTGCACCCCATGGCTTCCCCATTTTCGTTTAGCGGAATTATTCTAACATACACTGTTTGATTTAATTCAAAATTATCATCAGGTTTATATGATAGAATATTCCCCGTTTCAAAATTTTGGATAATATCATAAATACCTGGAGCTGTACCTAGTGAAATAAGGTAATTAGTAGCTCCAGTGGCATAGTTCCACTTAATATTGGTATCTACCCTAACTTCTGTTTCCTGATTTTGAGGAGAGTTAAGTGTTGTGCAATCTGGTGGGTCTGTGACATTAACAGTAGTGAAAACTTTTATTGGACAGACTTTAATGGGAGCGTCTGGTAGAAATAAGCTAATGGTTACATAGATAATTGTGTTTTCTGGCATGCCAACAGTAGGTTGGTAAAAATTATTTAAGCCAGAGGAGCGTCTATTTATTATTTCACCTCCTCCAGGTGTTGTACCTAAGGATACTAAATAACCAATTACACCGTCAACTGCTGTCCATTGAATTAGGTTATCTACAGGTACATTGATATCGCCATCTATTGGTGAGGTCATCGTAGGGCATTGTTGGGCATAGGTAATGTTTGTATTGAATCCAATCCAAAGACCTATCAGAAATAAAACCCTTTTTGTATTCATAGACTCACCTTTTTAAGCTAAAATGACCCTGTATAATTTTATTGTTATTGGAAAGCGCTTTAAACCAATAGTCAGATTCTGGTACACTTTTTCCATTTAAAATACCGTTCCAGCCTTCTGATTTTGGCGACATTTTAGTTAATAACATCCCAAACTTATCAAATATCCAAATGGTTTGTACCATTTCTTCACTTGATTTTTCCTGGGGAACAAATTGCCAAAAATCATTTATACCATCGCCATTGGGCGTAAAGAACGCTGGAAATCCTTCAACGGATAAATCGTGTTCTATTAATTTTTCTGTTATACCACATCCGCCCTTGTCACGAACATAAACGATATGATTTTGAATTGAAATTTCGTTAAAACGATTGCTATTTTGATAATCACCATTTTTATCGTCCAAGGCATATTCGTAATTGCCAGATTCTACAGTAATGATTTCATAATTCAATGAATTTCCGTTATCGGTAACATTAACATTATCAATCATTGGTTCTTGTGATGAAACTACCGTAAATATTTTTGATGATGCACATTCATAGATGTTACCTGTATCTTCGAATAAGGAATAAGCTTCATAAATGTATTCACCACTTTCTGTTATAGAGACTTCATTGGTAGAAGATATCAAGGTTTCGTTTCCACTACGGTCTACTTTAAACCAGCGATAACCATCGGCTTTATCGCTAGCATAGATATTAGTAGAAGGCGTATCGGTACAAATGGAAACCGTATCGGGAAAAGTTATTTCAGGATTTAAAACCTGTAACTCTCCTGTTAATGGATTAAAATATGGACCGCAGCCTAGTAATGTAGAAAATGTTTCCTGTGTACAACCTACTGCATCGCCTGCATCATTAAAAGGAACAATGGTTATAAAAAATGTTCGGTTAGGTTCAAAATCAATAACTACAGTTGATGTTTTAAAAAATATAGCATCGTTCAATATGTTAGATTCAAGCGGAGAAGTGCCTATTGTTACCCTATACCCCGTGGCATTGGGGACTGGATTCCATTCCAAAACTGGACTTAAAGGTATATTGGTTTCCCCATTATACGGTGAAAGCATAGAAGAACATACGGGTAAAATGGCTTTTGTTGTTGTAGTAAATTGTGATGTACTACAGCCAGATGATACGCCAATTCGGTTACTTGGTATTATAGTAATGTAAATAGTTGTTTCTTCGGGTAAGTCTACAGGGGGAGTATAGCTTAAATTATTGCCAACATCTAAGTTATCTATGATTTCACCACCATTAATAGATGTGCCTATGGATAAAAAATAACCGGTAGCACTAGGCGATGCACTCCAATTAATGGAGGTTCCTGTATTAACATCTATGGCATTTTCTTGCGGAAAATTTATAGTTGTACAGTTGGGTGCTTCACTTAATGTTGTAGTAGTAAAGCTTTGGCTATTGCATACGATATTAGGTTGGTTGAAAAAGAATAATGTTATTGTTACGAAAATTTCAGTATTCTCTGGAAGGCCGGTAGCTGGTGTATAGCTATTGGCCGAACCTACGTTTCGCTGATTTAGAATATCATTACCGCCTTCTGTTGTGCCTAACGATAGTATATATCCAGGCACGCCAGTTATAGGCTCCCAACTTATGGTAGAGTTTAACGGAGCTGAAACCGAACCATTTAATGGACTTAAAAGCTCAGGGCAATCTTGTGCAGTTATTTGAGAAATAGAAAGTACCAGTGCTACGAAAGATAAAGGCATAGCCAAAATCTTTGGTAAAGGTATGTACCATTTCTTTTTCATAGCGTGTTCGTAAACAACACAATATACTACAAATTGAAAATCTACACTTTGCAATTCATGTTAAATAGGGTGAACAACAGATCTATTTGATGAATTAAAGGTCGCGTTTTTTAAGAATTGCATAGGAACCATATATAAAAATTGCAGTCCAGGCTATAACAATTAGTATCTCGTGCCAATGTACACCGTAGTTTAGGCTCAATTTTTCGCCCATTTGGTTAGCAACGGATTGCACGGCACCTAGCCTAGAAAAGGGTTCTTTAATTAAATTAAACATAGACTGTAATGGGAAAAAGCCCATAATAGTATCTGTAGTTTCACCATCAAATAATTTCCAACGAATTAGTCCTCTAAATATTCCTTCCAATACTTGCCAAAGTATTAAAAATCCTAGGGCAAAGGCCGAGCGTTTTACCAGAACTCCTAAAAACAAACAGAACGAAAAGAAACCTGTTAGCTTAATGAAAAAGGCTATTAAAAACTCTAAATTGGTCAGTATAATTGATATTTCATTAAAATCTGAATAAACTAAGCCTAAAATCAATGAAACTATAAAAACAAATACTGTTGATACAAGAGAAAAAGTTAGTACGGTTAAAAATTTTGAAAGTATGAATTCCTTTTTTGAAAGTCCGTCAATTAAATTCTGTTTTATGGTCTTATTGCTATATTCGTTAGACATCATCGAAACAATGACAATGGC
The genomic region above belongs to Maribacter hydrothermalis and contains:
- the uvrB gene encoding excinuclease ABC subunit UvrB, which produces MKFKVVSDFKPTGDQPNAIKELVKGLNENERYQTLLGVTGSGKTFTVANVIEEVQKPTLILAHNKTLAAQLYSEFKQFFPDNAVEYFVSYYDYYQPEAFIPTSGVYIEKDLSINEDIEKLRLSTTSSLLSGRRDVIVIASVSCLYGIGNPIEFQKNVISIKKDQVIARTKLMHLLVQSLYSRTMAEFKNGNFRVKGDVVDVFPSYADHAYRIHFFGDEIEEIESFDPFNNNIIEVYETLTIYPANMFVTSKDVLQNAIHSIQDDLVKQIDFFKEIGKPLEAKRLEERTNFDLEMIRELGYCSGIENYSRYLDGREPGTRPFCLLDYFPDDYLMVIDESHVTIPQVHAMYGGDRSRKVNLVDYGFRLPAAMDNRPLKFEEFEALQNQVIHVSATPADYELQLSQGVYVEQVIRPTGLLDPIIEIRPSLNQIDDLVEEIQIRVEKDERTLVTTLTKRMAEELAKYLDRINVRCRYIHSDVDTLERVEIMQDLRKGIFDVLIGVNLLREGLDLPEVSLVVILDADKEGFLRSNRSLTQTVGRAARNLNGRAIMYADKITNSMQKTIDETAYRREKQIKYNAENNLIPKALNKSLDNVLSKNSVSTYHFIKEELRAAEPDLDYMTKEQVEKMIKDKRKAMEKAAKELDFIQAAKLRDEIKSLKEQE
- a CDS encoding T9SS type B sorting domain-containing protein, which encodes MNTNKLCLLLKYTASLLTISFLSAQDCSKFTYPENGAIDLAVNTTLTWSEVMGYNGYLLSIGTTPLGTNVLDRKPIGTNTFYTPPLGFPDNVTLYATLSLIPFDGPPILCEEIIFTTIAVTAAPSCSLLITPDNNAGSVTIITDIEWAYAPTATGYILSIGTTENGTEIINNLDVQNVLIYDPPEDLPQNSTIYVRIIPYNDIGSAASCTEEIFTTSFALYVCDPYFDETSGDLINRSPQINLPNVVGICSDELPYTISTEDEADGYRWYLTNSGSEETLLSETKSVNISSPGRYRLEAYNNLTTNSGDIECTSSKLFNIVASEIATITAINVVNFFDGKTITISATGNGQYEYALDSANGPYQDTPIFTQITNGHHTAYVRDKNGCGITERSVDRDIIPKDFPSFFTPNGDGINDYWQFIPPAENFESVIEIIFIYNRFGSLIKQLNPNDKGWDGTFKNNALPESDYWFRASFLNKQEITGHFSLKR
- a CDS encoding T9SS type B sorting domain-containing protein translates to MNTKRVLFLIGLWIGFNTNITYAQQCPTMTSPIDGDINVPVDNLIQWTAVDGVIGYLVSLGTTPGGGEIINRRSSGLNNFYQPTVGMPENTIIYVTISLFLPDAPIKVCPIKVFTTVNVTDPPDCTTLNSPQNQETEVRVDTNIKWNYATGATNYLISLGTAPGIYDIIQNFETGNILSYKPDDNFELNQTVYVRIIPLNENGEAMGCNEEYFTTGESTVQCNTNDFPVITIPDKVSLCTNLEFGTLHNNQIARGYRWIKLNTDGSEDIISTTRNFEYSEIGNYRLELYNIISEFGANIECAVTKNFEIVYTESPEIDDVIVSREPNGLRIEIIAAGGSEYEYSIENNDYGFQDSAIFTNLKPAERMVYVRDKFGCGVAQRLVEREITNKDFPAFFTPNGDGINDFWQLKNEIDSSELNIEFIYIFDRYGNLLAQINPKSKGWNGIFNGRELPPTDYWFKAISYSQKEIKGHFSLKR
- a CDS encoding T9SS type B sorting domain-containing protein translates to MKKKWYIPLPKILAMPLSFVALVLSISQITAQDCPELLSPLNGSVSAPLNSTISWEPITGVPGYILSLGTTEGGNDILNQRNVGSANSYTPATGLPENTEIFVTITLFFFNQPNIVCNSQSFTTTTLSEAPNCTTINFPQENAIDVNTGTSINWSASPSATGYFLSIGTSINGGEIIDNLDVGNNLSYTPPVDLPEETTIYITIIPSNRIGVSSGCSTSQFTTTTKAILPVCSSMLSPYNGETNIPLSPVLEWNPVPNATGYRVTIGTSPLESNILNDAIFFKTSTVVIDFEPNRTFFITIVPFNDAGDAVGCTQETFSTLLGCGPYFNPLTGELQVLNPEITFPDTVSICTDTPSTNIYASDKADGYRWFKVDRSGNETLISSTNEVSITESGEYIYEAYSLFEDTGNIYECASSKIFTVVSSQEPMIDNVNVTDNGNSLNYEIITVESGNYEYALDDKNGDYQNSNRFNEISIQNHIVYVRDKGGCGITEKLIEHDLSVEGFPAFFTPNGDGINDFWQFVPQEKSSEEMVQTIWIFDKFGMLLTKMSPKSEGWNGILNGKSVPESDYWFKALSNNNKIIQGHFSLKR
- a CDS encoding ABC transporter permease → MIRLLHIEFIKLWNNRASKVLIISYFALLTSIALVAAIKFDIGPIQFHLADQGIFNFPYIWHFNTFITAFFKLFLAIVIVSMMSNEYSNKTIKQNLIDGLSKKEFILSKFLTVLTFSLVSTVFVFIVSLILGLVYSDFNEISIILTNLEFLIAFFIKLTGFFSFCLFLGVLVKRSAFALGFLILWQVLEGIFRGLIRWKLFDGETTDTIMGFFPLQSMFNLIKEPFSRLGAVQSVANQMGEKLSLNYGVHWHEILIVIAWTAIFIYGSYAILKKRDL